In Henriciella litoralis, the genomic window CGTCGTGCTGGGGCGCGATGCCCTCATAGATCAGGTGCAGAAGTGGAAGTCAGCCGGCTTGCGTGTCGGCTTCACCAACGGGTGTTTTGATATTCTCCACACCGGCCATCTATCATTGCTGGAAACCTCGAGAGAAAATTGTGACCGGCTTGTCGTCGCGATCAATACAGATGCGTCTGTGCGACGGCTTAAGGGCGATGAGAGACCGATCAATTCCGAAGCTGACCGCGCCAGATTATTAGCCGGCATGACGGTCGTCGATGCTGTCACCAATTTCGATGAAGATACGCCAGCCGAGCTGATCGCAAGCCTGATCCCCGACGTGCTGATCAAGGGTGGGGACTACTCGATTGAAACAATCGTCGGCGCCGATGTTGTAAGGTCTGCAGGCGGCGAGGTGCTGATCGTGCCGCTCGTGCCCGGCCAGTCCACCACCGGCATTATCGAGAGATCGCGGCGCTAGTTGCCGCGTTCGCCCGAAATATCGGTCTCCGAATTTGGTCGCCGGATCGGCGCGACATCCACCACCTCATCCGCAGCCCAACTATCGAAAGGCTCGGCCGGTTTGACCGCATTGTCATCCAGCCAGGCAGACAGCGTCTCGGCGCGTTCGTCTACGACACCGCCCAGGGGCGCCTCTGCGCTATAACTCAATGGCGGGTGGGCAAGCGTTGGCATGAAGAATCGGGTTTTTGTCTTGGATGCCGATAGGGTCGTTGCGACCGCACACGCGTCGAAGGCAGGACTGCAGGCACCAACCTTGTCAGTCCATTCTGTGGCATCCACACCCTCAGGCAAAAGCACGCCAGCAAAGCGGTTCCGGAACGCCTCATCATCAGGCAGTTCTTTTAGCGCAGCTTCCAGAAGAGTGACTGTATCCGGCGCCGCCAATATCATCAGACCGCGCTGACGATTATTTGCCGCAAGATAACGACGCATTGCATCAGAAACATCTGATGCCGATGTCTTCAAGCCTTCCACGCGAGCTTTCGCGGACGAGGCCGGAGATGGCGCGCGATAAGCGGGCGCATAAACTATTGCCGACTCGGGCTGAAGGCCTGCGCCCTCAGCAAAGGCATCATAGTCAGCCTTTTGCGCATCACTTTCTGCCGGGATCAGTCCCTTGGGTGCTGGTGTTGTGGTCGGTGGCGCAAGCACAAACACATCCACGCCCCAAGGCGTCGCCCAACCACCCTCTGGCGTTTCAGCCGGGCGTTCAAACCAGGTTTCGTTGTAGGAATAATCCGGTGTGATGGCGTCTGTATCCGACCGACCAAGAAATGCGGAATAGCCAACATCCTTCAGCGCAATCCAGGCCACAATGACGACGAAGACAGCGATGAGTATGCGGCGCATCTTTACTCCTTGAGGGCGTCGGCCAGCCCCGAATATCCAGGTTGATCGACTTTTAGCTGCGCGATTGCGGTCTTTTTGAGGTGATCGAGCAATTGGTCCGACTCGATTGTGAGGTCGCCAGCACGAATAGCATCGCGCAGGTCTCGGTTCAGTTTTTCGATAGAGGAGGTGCCATTGTCCGAAAGCAGGGCCTGAAGCCGCCCCAACTCGGCAGCATCATTCGAGTCCCGGCTTTCAAGGTCGCGAAGAATTGTCGCCAGTACGTTTGACGCGACGCGGGCGTGGAAGGCAGCGCGCCCGGTGAGTTCAGGCATCGCGGTTTGATCTACGAAATTCTTCACAGACTGCACCAGCTCGGTGACGCTTGGTTGATTATGCATGGCGCTGGCGCTCCAGAAGGTTGATGAGGTCCATCTCTGTCTCTGACACACGGCGCCCGATCGCGGCGCGCTCAACACTCGGGTCTGCGCCAGACCTGAACGATTCGTACATCAGCATGCACATGATGCCCCATTTCATACTGCCCAGCATGTCCCACCAGTCGATGTCGGCTGGTTTTATCTCCACGCCGCCTGACGCCGCATAGGCGTCAAGAAAGGGCTCAAGATCGCCGAAGCCACCGAGACGCTTGTCCGAATGACCAAACCGCCAGGAATTAGTGCACATCCAGCCAATGTCTTCACGCGGATCGCCAATGTGGGCGAGTTCCCAGTCCAGCACGGCGGCGAGACCTGACTCATCAACCATGATGTTGCCCAGTCGGAAATCTCCATGAACGACGACGGTAGGCAGGGGCGCGGGCGCATTCTCACGCAACCACACCATGGCAAGATCGAAGATCGGACGACAGACCTCTCTCGACTGGTAGATATTCTCGTAATAGGCGAGTTGATCCAGGCCGCTACTCGGTTTCAGAACCGGAACTTGCGCACTATCGATGGCATGAATACCCGCCAACGCGCGGCCGCACTGCTCGGGCAACACATCTCTGGCCGTGGCGAACTTATCGTCACGCAATATCCGCCGGGCAATTGTTTCACCTTGAATGCGCGACATCAGAAAACCGCTGCCCATATCGTCATCTTCGTCGAGAACATGGACGACACCGGGCACAGGAACGGCGCCTTGGTGAGCCTGCCGGATAACCTTTGCCTCATTCTCAAGCCCAATCGCGGCAGACCCCATCGACTGTTCGGCACCCGGCGGCGCACGGCGCAAGATCAGGTCCGAAGGACCTGACTCTGCGTCGAGCGCAATTAACCAGGTCTCCTGGCTGGCTCCGCCGGAGAGGCGATTTGCCGATTGAAGAACGGTGTTGTGTCCATACACCCGGCGAAGGACAGACTGGAGCCTGTCATTGAATTCTTGCGTGTCACTCATCTTCGCCACATTTAACCGAAATCATAACATCTCCAACCCATACTCAACGTCAACCAATGCGAATTCAGGAGCGCCTTGATGGCCAATCAATCTGGTCCGGACGATAATGGACTGACGCCTCCGCCGCCGAAGCGGCCGAGCGTATGGGCATGGCTGCGTGGACGCTTCCTCGCGGGCATGGTGATCGCTGCACCTATCGCTATCACCTTCTTTGTTCTGCAGTTTTTGATCAATTTGATCGACAACCGGGTAAAGCCGCTGCTGCCGCCAATTCTTCAGCCGGAGACGTATACAAATTACGCCATTCCGGGTTTTGGCGTACTGGTCATGGTGGTCGCGCTAACGGCGCTGGGCGCCGTGGCGACAAACCTGATTGGCCGTTCAGTGATTCGCGGCGCAGATCGTCTTCTGTCGAGCGTTCCAGTCGTTCGGAATGTGTATGCTGCCTTCAAACAGCTCGTCGAAGTGCTGACCAACAATCAGCAAGCATCGTATGACCGTGTCGTCATGGTCGAATATCCCAAAAAGGGGTCCTGGTGCATCGGCTTCGTCTCGTCGAATGCGAAAGGCGAAATCAGCCATCATCTCGGCGCCCACTTTGTCGGCGTATTCGTCCCAACGACTCCCAATCCGACATCCGGTTTTCTCATCTATGTGGACGAATCAGAGTGCATCGAGATGGATATGTCGATTGAAGACGGCGCCAAGATGATCCTGTCAGCCGGCCTCGTTGTTCCGGATTTTGAGCATGGCGATACCGCTCAACGCTCACTCCCCCTGCCGGACGAGGGGGCTGAGAAGCTCCCTAAGAAGGCTTAGGGCGCGCCCTCTAGCACTGGTAAGACCAGGATCGCGCTCGATTGCAAATCTCGCATCCTTGCGGGCAATGGTGATCAGGTCAGCGTCTTTCGCGAGATCGAGTATTCTGTAGTCGACCGCGCCGGACTGGCGCACGCCCAACAGGTCGCCCGGACCGCGTAACCGGAAGTCGGCTTCAGCAATGACAAAGCCGTCCTCGGTGTTTCGCAGCGTCTCGAGTCGCGCTTTTGCGGTCTCGCCCAGCGGGGGCCTGTAGAGCAACAAACAGTACGACTTACGGCTTCCGCGTCCGACGCGCCCCCGCAGCTGATGTAGCTGGGCAAGTCCAAAGCCTTCAGCTCTCTCGATCACCATGATCGTGGCATCCGGCACATCGACGCCAACCTCAATCACCGTGGTCGCGACGAGAATTTTCGTGTCGCCCCGCCTGAAACTGTCGAGCGCCTCATCTTTCTGATCTGACCGCAAGCGGCCATGCACCAGCCCAACCGGAACCGACAGCCAGTCCGACAGCGACGCGGCGCGATGAACGGCCGAGCTGTCATCTTCATCCGCATCCACGCGTGGGCAGACCCAGAAAATACGCTCATCCCGCGCAATCGCCCGGCCGATGGCCTCCACAACGTCCTCTATTCTTGTGTCAGGTATGGCGCGTGTCTCGATCGGCTGGCGTCCGGCAGGTTTCTCATCGAGCACCGAGACGTCGAGATCTCCATGCACGGCCTGCGCAAGCGTGCGAGGTATCGGCGTCGCACTCATGACTAGCCTGTGCGGCGCATGCGCCTTGCTGACGAGCCGCATGCGGTCAGCCACGCCAAACCTGTGCTGTTCATCCACGACGATCAGGCCGAGTTTCTGAAAGTGCACAGCCTCTTGAAACAGGGCCTGCGTGCCAACGACAATCTGGATCGAGCCATCCGCCAGCCCCATCAACACTCCTTCACGGCCAGCGCCTTTGTCACGCCCAGTCAGCGCAGCCACCTCATAGCCGAGCGGTGAGAGAAGCGATGCGATCGTCTCATACTGCTGACGAGCCAAGACTTCGGTTGGCGCCATGAATGCCGCCTGAAACCCGGCCGATACCGCTTTCACCGCCGCCATGATCGCGACCAGTGTCTTACCCGCGCCCACATCGCCTTGCAGCATCCGGCGCATCGGTTGATTGCGCGCGACATCTGCCAGGATCTCCTTGATGGCCTTTCGCTGCGCATCGGTCATCTTGTAGGGCAGGGCCTTTGCAAGCTCATTCAGCGCATCCGACTCAGACACCAGCGCCGGGGCCGTTTTCTGCGACCGTGCCTGCCTTGCGAACGCAAAGACCGTCTCGCGGGCCAATGCCTCGTCATAAGCGAGGCGCTGGCGCGCAAGCTCCAGAAGGTCGAGGTCATATTTCTCCGGCATGTGCAGCGTGGCGAGCGCACTCTTGAAAGTCGGCCAGCCACGCTCAGCAATCAAATTCTCATCGAGCCATTCGGGCAGATCGTCAGGGACGAGGTCCATCGCCGCCACCATCGCAGAATGGACGCGCTTATTTGTCAGTCCAGCCGTCAGCCGGTAGATCGGCTCGACAGCGGGCGGCAGCTCACCTTTGGCCGGGTCCAGAATGTAATCAGGGTGCGACATTTGCCGCTCCCCATTGAACTCACTGATGGGCCCCGAAACGATGCGTTCCTTGCCGTTCGGAAATTGCCCCTGAAGCCACCGCGGATCAGCCCGAAAAAAGGTGAGCGTCAAAAACCCTGACCCATCGAAAAGCTGAATTCGGTGCGGCGCCCGGTCACTGAACGGCGCTTTGTAGGAGTGGACTTCGCCTTTCACCGTCGCGACTTCGCCAGCTTCCAGCATATCGAAAGACGCCTTCACGCGGCGGTCGAGCCAGCGCTCCGGCAGGTGCAAGAGCAAGTCCCAGACTGTCTCTCCATCGATCAGCCGTTCGAACACTGGCCGCAGCTTCGGGCCAATACCCGGCAAGCTGTCGACAGGCTGAAACAGAGGGAAGAGTCGTTCGTCGCGCATGAGTCAAACTGACAATAGTGGAAGTCGGGCCTGCTGCAATTGTGCTTCGGCGGTGGGAAGGCAGACGAGTTTGCCCTATGTCAGCCCAGAACGGTGATGAGAGGCAGACCATGAATGAGAGAAAGCGAAAACTGAAGTTCCGGGCTCAGCGGCGCGGCTTTAGAGAAATGGACCTGATAATGGGCCAATTCGCTGATGCGCACATTGCTGCCATGAGCGACGCCGAACTCGATGAATTTGAGCGGCTCCTCGCCACGCCGGACTGGGATGTCTACGCCTGGATCATTGGAAACAAACCCGTTCCGCCAAATTATACAGGCCCGGTTCTGGACCAGCTGCTTGGCTTTCGATACGACCCGGGCGCCTGAGCCCGCAAAACTCTCCGACTTTTACCGATAGACTGATACGCGATGTCCAGTGCTGACTTCCTGAGCCGCCTGTCTGCGCCGACAAATGTGTCAGGCGCCCCCTTTGGCGTTGACCTTCAAGCCTTGCAGGATGCTTTGGCGCTTAAGGGCGGGATCGCACTTTACGTTGCCCGCGACGACAAAACCGCGGCGACAGCGCTCAAACTCGCAGAGTTCAACCGGCCAGCCATGGACCGCGTGCTTCTGCCGGGTTGGGACATTCTCCCCTATGACCGCGTTAGCCCGAGCGCCGCTGTCTCTTCCGCCAGATGCGCCGCGCTCTCCCGGATTGCCCAATACAGCGACGGCGACAAACCTTTGCTGGTCATCACAACCGCCTCGTCTCTGGTCCAGAAGGTGCCCCCACGCGAGACCATGAAAGCGGCCAGCTTTTCGATGGTTGTCGGCGAGGAAATTCGTGAGGAAGCCCTCACCGATTATCTGTCAATCAACGGCTATATCCGCACAAGCACAGTCAGCGAACGCGGTGAGTTCGCGATTCGCGGCGGCATTATCGACATCTATCCGCCAACCAGCCCGGAACCTATCCGCCTCGACCTCTTCGGCGACACGCTCGATCAGCTAAAAGCCTTTGATCCGGAAACGCAGGTGTCGACCCGGTCCCTGACATCCGCCGTGCTCGCCCCAGTCTCGGAAATTCTGTTCTCCAACGAAACGCTCAGCCTGTTCCGCGAGAAATACCTCGCCGCGCTCGGCGCGCCGGCTGGCGACACGATGTACGAAGCGGCTCGCGCGCAGATCCGCCGGCAAGGGCTGGAAAACTGGCTGCCACTTTTCCATCCGCACCTCGATACATTGTTCGACTACATTAGCGGGGAGGCCCTCATCGGCTTCGGCCACCTTTCTGGCGAAGCGGCGTCAGAGCGGCTGACACAGGCGGAAGACTATCATGCAACCCGCCTGGAAGCGGCGAGTGATGACCGGCCAGCCAAGGTCCTGCCGCCAGAAGATCTCTATCTCGTCCCAGCTGAGCTGACCGCCACGCTTGAAACAAGCGGTGTCGCGAAGTTCTCGCCTCTACCGGGCGAAGGCGGCCTGGACCTTCAGGGCAAGCCCGGCCGCGATTTCGCGCCAGAGCGTGCCCGGCCAGACATCAATGTCTTCGAAGAAGCCGCCGCCCATGCGAAAACACTGCGCGCAGAAGACCGCACGGTTGTCTTTGGGGCATGGAGTTCCGGCTCAGCCGACCGCCTCATCAACGTCATGGAAGACCATGGCCTCGGCGTTCTGCCGCGCATCTATTCCCTAGAGGCCGCGACAAAAGCCGGGTTGAGTATCTGCGAACTGCCGCTCGAACACGGCATCGAGACAACAGATCTCGCGATCATTTCAGAACCGGACATTCTGGGTGACCGTCTCGCCGCGCCTCGGCGCAAAAGGAAAGCCGCAAACTTCATCGCCGAAGCAGGGTCACTGAACACCGGCGATCTCGTCGTTCACGTTGATCATGGCGTCGGCCGCTATGAAGGCCTCAAAACGCTTGAGCTGACCGGCGCCCCACATGACTGCCTAGAGCTGTCCTATGCGGGCGGTGACCGCATCTATCTGCCCGTCGAGAACGTCGACCTGATCAGCAGATATGGCAGCGACGAAGCCGAAGGCGCGATTGACCGACTCGGCGGGGTTGGATGGCAGACGCGCAAGGCGAAAGCCAAGAAGCGCATC contains:
- a CDS encoding DUF6285 domain-containing protein, producing the protein MHNQPSVTELVQSVKNFVDQTAMPELTGRAAFHARVASNVLATILRDLESRDSNDAAELGRLQALLSDNGTSSIEKLNRDLRDAIRAGDLTIESDQLLDHLKKTAIAQLKVDQPGYSGLADALKE
- the recG gene encoding ATP-dependent DNA helicase RecG; translated protein: MRDERLFPLFQPVDSLPGIGPKLRPVFERLIDGETVWDLLLHLPERWLDRRVKASFDMLEAGEVATVKGEVHSYKAPFSDRAPHRIQLFDGSGFLTLTFFRADPRWLQGQFPNGKERIVSGPISEFNGERQMSHPDYILDPAKGELPPAVEPIYRLTAGLTNKRVHSAMVAAMDLVPDDLPEWLDENLIAERGWPTFKSALATLHMPEKYDLDLLELARQRLAYDEALARETVFAFARQARSQKTAPALVSESDALNELAKALPYKMTDAQRKAIKEILADVARNQPMRRMLQGDVGAGKTLVAIMAAVKAVSAGFQAAFMAPTEVLARQQYETIASLLSPLGYEVAALTGRDKGAGREGVLMGLADGSIQIVVGTQALFQEAVHFQKLGLIVVDEQHRFGVADRMRLVSKAHAPHRLVMSATPIPRTLAQAVHGDLDVSVLDEKPAGRQPIETRAIPDTRIEDVVEAIGRAIARDERIFWVCPRVDADEDDSSAVHRAASLSDWLSVPVGLVHGRLRSDQKDEALDSFRRGDTKILVATTVIEVGVDVPDATIMVIERAEGFGLAQLHQLRGRVGRGSRKSYCLLLYRPPLGETAKARLETLRNTEDGFVIAEADFRLRGPGDLLGVRQSGAVDYRILDLAKDADLITIARKDARFAIERDPGLTSARGRALSLLRELLSPLVRQGE
- a CDS encoding succinate dehydrogenase assembly factor 2, whose amino-acid sequence is MNERKRKLKFRAQRRGFREMDLIMGQFADAHIAAMSDAELDEFERLLATPDWDVYAWIIGNKPVPPNYTGPVLDQLLGFRYDPGA
- a CDS encoding DUF3089 domain-containing protein produces the protein MRRILIAVFVVIVAWIALKDVGYSAFLGRSDTDAITPDYSYNETWFERPAETPEGGWATPWGVDVFVLAPPTTTPAPKGLIPAESDAQKADYDAFAEGAGLQPESAIVYAPAYRAPSPASSAKARVEGLKTSASDVSDAMRRYLAANNRQRGLMILAAPDTVTLLEAALKELPDDEAFRNRFAGVLLPEGVDATEWTDKVGACSPAFDACAVATTLSASKTKTRFFMPTLAHPPLSYSAEAPLGGVVDERAETLSAWLDDNAVKPAEPFDSWAADEVVDVAPIRRPNSETDISGERGN
- a CDS encoding phosphotransferase family protein, with the protein product MSDTQEFNDRLQSVLRRVYGHNTVLQSANRLSGGASQETWLIALDAESGPSDLILRRAPPGAEQSMGSAAIGLENEAKVIRQAHQGAVPVPGVVHVLDEDDDMGSGFLMSRIQGETIARRILRDDKFATARDVLPEQCGRALAGIHAIDSAQVPVLKPSSGLDQLAYYENIYQSREVCRPIFDLAMVWLRENAPAPLPTVVVHGDFRLGNIMVDESGLAAVLDWELAHIGDPREDIGWMCTNSWRFGHSDKRLGGFGDLEPFLDAYAASGGVEIKPADIDWWDMLGSMKWGIMCMLMYESFRSGADPSVERAAIGRRVSETEMDLINLLERQRHA
- a CDS encoding DUF502 domain-containing protein; translated protein: MANQSGPDDNGLTPPPPKRPSVWAWLRGRFLAGMVIAAPIAITFFVLQFLINLIDNRVKPLLPPILQPETYTNYAIPGFGVLVMVVALTALGAVATNLIGRSVIRGADRLLSSVPVVRNVYAAFKQLVEVLTNNQQASYDRVVMVEYPKKGSWCIGFVSSNAKGEISHHLGAHFVGVFVPTTPNPTSGFLIYVDESECIEMDMSIEDGAKMILSAGLVVPDFEHGDTAQRSLPLPDEGAEKLPKKA